One part of the Mytilus trossulus isolate FHL-02 chromosome 11, PNRI_Mtr1.1.1.hap1, whole genome shotgun sequence genome encodes these proteins:
- the LOC134690024 gene encoding neurotrypsin-like: MRDCGHQDDIGIQCFSACPETGQLRIIDGAQEHEGRLEIFLNGAWGTVCNNYFDDIDATVACYNLGYCSGNALSSNLIVNGLGTIWIDDLKCSGIENRLQTCTHASKPNCRASEDVGVRCSASCPTADKMNQLIWIIFLTEIKLAFLVNGQLSGSLRLTAGYAANAGRLEIFHNGEWGTVCDNHFDNIDATVACKELGYCSGIMHQADRISDGHGAIWLTDVNCTGSERKLLHCAYNADSTRCRHYEDVGIHCFLSCSTEEDGGLRITAGYAGHQGRLEIKYRGEWGTVCGNHFGNVDAEVACKQLGYCSGIMQPATLIRHGQGPIWLNDVNCSGSESKLLDCHFNNVTKQCYNWHDIGVHCFINCTTEDEGMKVETNMLRIVF, translated from the exons ATGAGGGACTGTGGACATCAAGACGATATTGGAATCCAATGCTTTAGTGCTTGCCCAGAAACAG GTCAGTTGCGTATTATTGATGGAGCACAAGAGCACGAAGGGCGACTAGAAATTTTTTTGAATGGTGCATGGGGAACCGTTTGTAATAATTACTTTGACGATATTGACGCCACAGTAGCATGTTATAATCTTGGATATTG TTCTGGAAATGCATTATCTTCTAATCTCATTGTCAACGGACTCGGTACTATATGGATTGATGATTTGAAATGTTCTGGTATAGAAAATAGATTACAAACCTGTACACATGCCTCTAAACCGAATTGTAGAGCAAGCGAGGATGTTGGGGTAAGATGTTCTGCTTCCTGTCCAACTGCAG aCAAAATGAATCAACTGATATGGATTATTTTCCTTACTGAGATAAAATTAGCATTCCTCGTCAATGGTCAGCTTTCAG GTAGTTTGCGTTTAACTGCGGGTTACGCTGCGAACGCAGGGCGATTGGAAATCTTTCATAACGGTGAATGGGGGACAGTTTGCGATAACCACTTTGATAACATCGATGCAACAGTAGCTTGTAAAGAGCTTGGATATTG ttcaGGAATCATGCATCAGGCAGATCGTATAAGTGATGGTCACGGTGCCATCTGGTTAACTGACGTAAATTGCACTGGTTCAGAGAGAAAATTGCTGCATTGTGCATACAATGCCGATTCAACGCGATGTCGTCATTATGAAGATGTGGGAATTCATTGTTTTCTCAGCTGTTCAACAGAGGAAGATG GTGGTTTGCGTATAACTGCGGGTTACGCTGGACATCAAGGACGCCTAGAAATTAAGTATAGAGGTGAATGGGGAACAGTTTGTGGTAATCACTTTGGAAATGTTGATGCAGAAGTAGCATGTAAACAGCTCGGATATTG TTCTGGAATTATGCAGCCTGCAACACTTATACGACATGGTCAGGGACCAATATGGTTAAATGACGTAAATTGTTCTGGTTCTGAAAGTAAATTATTGGACTGTCATTTCAATAATGTGACAAAACAATGTTATAATTGGCATGATATTGGTGTGCATTGTTTTATCAACTGTACAACAGAGGATGAAGGTATGAAAGTCGAAACAAACATGTTACGCATTGTGTTctag